One genomic segment of Brassica napus cultivar Da-Ae chromosome A3, Da-Ae, whole genome shotgun sequence includes these proteins:
- the LOC106419690 gene encoding fe(2+) transport protein 1-like: MHTHIIDNINFIFILRNINSMLTKNNNFFISDNKWHEINQHTLLYKPTHPTSPKTHNNLKHKTPKEKKMSSTSTLLIKTAFVVLIFVSFTISPATSTVPEECASESANPCVNKSKALTLKIIAIATILVASMIGVGAPLFSRSVPFLRPDGDIFTVVKCFASGIILGTGFMHVLPDSFDMLSSQCLEENPWHKFPFTGFLAMLSGLITLAIDSMATSLYTSKNAVGIIPHGHGHGPANNVTLPTKDDDSTNAQLLRYRVIAMVLELGIIVHSVVIGLSLGAINDTCTVKGLIAALCFHQMFEGMGLGGCILQAEYTNLKKFVMAFFFAVTTPFGIALGIALSTVYRENNPNALITV; encoded by the exons ATGCATACACATATAATAgacaatataaattttatttttatcctaAGGAATATAAATAGTATGTTaactaaaaacaataatttctTCATCAGCGACAATAAATGGCATGAAATAAACCAGCACACATTACTATATAAACCGACTCATCCAACAAGTCCAAAGACACATAACAATCTGAAACACAAaactccaaaagaaaaaaaaatgtcttcAACTTCAACACTTTTAATCAAAACAGCCTTCGTTGTACTCATCTTTGTCTCGTTCACAATTTCTCCAGCAACTTCAACGGTGCCTGAAGAATGCGCAAGCGAGTCAGCGAACCCGTGCGTCAACAAATCTAAAGCTTTGACTCTCAAAATCATAGCTATCGCCACAATCCTAGTCGCTAGCATGATTGGGGTGGGCGCTCCTCTCTTTAGCCGTTCGGTGCCGTTCCTCCGACCCGACGGTGACATTTTCACAGTTGTCAAGTGCTTCGCCTCCGGGATCATCCTCGGAACCGGTTTTATGCACGTGTTGCCTGATTCTTTCGACATGTTGTCATCACAATGTCTTGAAGAGAACCCGTGGCACAAGTTTCCCTTCACGGGGTTTCTCGCTATGCTGTCTGGTCTAATCACTCTAGCCATCGATTCCATGGCTACGAGCCTCTATACTAGCAAGAACGCCGTTGGGATCATACCCCATGGTCATGGTCACGGCCCGGCAAATAATGTTACCTTACCAACAAAAGATGATGATTCCACGAATGCACAACTCTTGCGATACCGAGTCATTGCTATG GTCTTGGAGCTTGGAATCATAGTTCACTCTGTGGTCATTGGACTGTCTCTAGGAGCAATTAATGATACTTGCACCGTAAAAGGACTCATCGCAGCTCTTTGCTTCCATCAAATGTTTGAAGGCATGGGACTTGGAGGTTGCATTCTCCAg GCTGAGTATACGAACTTGAAAAAGTTTGTTATGGCGTTCTTTTTCGCGGTGACAACTCCATTCGGTATAGCGTTAGGAATCGCTCTATCAACAGTTTACAGAGAAAACAATCCCAATGCTTTGATAACTGTTTGA
- the LOC125591222 gene encoding E3 ubiquitin-protein ligase BOI-like has protein sequence MAVEAHHMNIFSPQLLSDRDCVKLKQDMNHGEFHLPAGEVPFVTGESLAVDPLAKAYFNKSENGPTYNFNSSSVLPPSAKRPRGSQYLDSDAHFASPVKRRSGAFSLTSSLINAELVSQIQNQQQSEIDQFVAQQTEKLRIEVEARQRTQTRMLASAVQNAIAKKLKEKDDEIVRMRNLNWILQERVKSLYVENQIWHDMAQTSEAHANNLRTNLDQVLAQIQTLPTAPTVAEDDAESSSGSCVEGGEAITAVGGGCKRCGEREASVLVLPCRHLCLCTVCGSALLQTCPVCDSVMNASVHVNMSA, from the exons ATGGCTGTTGAAGCTCATCACATGAACATTTTCTCTCCTCAGTTGTTATCAGACAG AGATTGTGTTAAACTCAAACAAGACATGAACCACGGCGAGTTTCATCTCCCCGCCGGCGAAGTTCCGTTTGTAACCGGAGAATCTCTCGCCGTAGATCCTTTAGCTAAAGCTTACTTCAACAAATCAGAAAATGGTCCCACTTATAACTTCAACTCATCCTCTGTTCTTCCTCCGTCCGCAAAACGTCCGAGAGGATCTCAATACCTTGACTCAGACGCTCATTTCGCGTCTCCGGTTAAACGGAGGTCCGGTGCGTTTAGCTTAACCTCATCGTTGATAAACGCTGAACTCGTGTCTCAGATCCAAAACCAACAACAGTCGGAGATTGATCAGTTCGTAGCTCAACAAACGGAGAAGCTTAGAATAGAGGTTGAAGCTCGTCAGCGAACGCAAACGCGGATGTTAGCGTCTGCGGTTCAAAACGCGATAGCCAAGAAGTTAAAAGAGAAAGATGACGAGATCGTACGTATGAGAAATCTTAATTGGATATTACAAGAGCGAGTCAAGAGTCTTTACGTTGAAAACCAAATATGGCACGATATGGCTCAAACCAGCGAAGCACACGCTAACAACCTTCGAACAAACCTAGACCAAGTTCTGGCTCAAATCCAAACGTTACCAACCGCACCAACCGTTGCAGAAGACGATGCGGAGTCGAGCAGCGGAAGTTGCGTCGAAGGTGGTGAAGCTATTACTGCGGTTGGTGGTGGTTGCAAGCGGTGTGGTGAGAGAGAAGCGAGTGTGTTGGTGTTACCTTGTCGTCATTTGTGTTTGTGTACGGTTTGTGGTTCGGCTTTGTTACAAACTTGTCCGGTTTGCGATTCGGTCATGAACGCTAGTGTACATGTTAACATGTCTGCTTga
- the LOC125591223 gene encoding lecithin-cholesterol acyltransferase-like 4, with translation MALLLEEITRSVETFLKLKTSTQKPYVDPNLDPVLLVPGIAGSILNAVDHDTGKEERVWVRIFGADHEFRTKMWSRFDPSTGKTITLDANTSIVVPQDRAGLLAIDVLDPDLMVGRESVFYFHEMIVEMLGWGFEEGKTLFGFGFDFRQSNRLQEIMELFAEKLEAVYKASGEKKINVISHSMGGLLVKCFMSLHTDIFEKYVQNWIAIAAPFRGAPGYITSTLLNGMSFVNGWEQNFFVSKWSMHQLLIECPSIYELMCCPYFKWELPPVLELWLEKESDDGVGTSGVVLESYRSLESLEVFTKSLSDNKADYNGESIDLPFNWKIMEWANETKRVLHSAKLPPKVKFYNIYGTNLETPHSVCYGNEKMPVKDLTNLRYFQPTYICVDGDGTVPVESAMADGLEAIARVGVPGEHRGILNDHRVFRMLKQWLNVGEPDPFYNPINDYVILPTTFEMEEHHENGLEVASVKESWDITSDDNNSDGAAASSVSSISVSRTGDDQNPRAEARATLTVHSQNDGRQHVELNAVSVSVDA, from the exons ATGGCTTTATTACTGGAAGAGATCACTCGATCAGTAGAGACCTTTCTAAAGCTCAAGACTTCAACCCAGAAACCCTACGTTGACCCGAATCTCGACCCGGTTCTTCTCGTCCCGGGTATCGCCGGCTCGATTCTCAACGCCGTTGATCATGACACCGGGAAAGAAGAGCGTGTCTGGGTCAGAATCTTCGGTGCCGACCACGAGTTTCGAACAAAGATGTGGTCTCGCTTCGATCCTTCAActg GTAAAACGATCACTCTCGACGCAAACACGAGTATTGTGGTTCCTCAAGACAGAGCTGGCCTGCTTGCAATCGATGTCTTAGACCCTGATCTG ATGGTTGGACGCGAGTCAGTGTTCTATTTCCATGAGATGATTGTCGAGATGCTTGGTTGGGGATTCGAAGAAGGCAAAAccctttttggttttggttttgattttcgCCAAAGCAACAG ACTTCAGGAAATTATGGAGTTATTTGCTGAGAAGTTGGAAGCAGTTTACAAAGCTTCAGGGGAGAAGAAGATTAATGTTATTAGTCATTCTATGGGAGGACTGTTGGTGAAATGTTTCATGAGTCTGCACACTGat ataTTCGAGAAGTATGTACAGAATTGGATTGCTATTGCTGCTCCATTTCGAG GTGCTCCTGGATATATTACGTCAACTTTACTGAATGGAATGTCATTTGTGAATGGCTGGGAACAGAACTTTTTCGTATCAAAATGGAGCATGCATCAACTG CTTATTGAGTGTCCATCCATATACGAGCTGATGTGTTGCCCTTATTTCAAATGGGAACTCCCTCCCGTTTTAGAGCTGTGGCTAGAGAAAGAGAGTGATGATGGAGTCGGAACCTCTGGTGTTGTTCTTGAGTCTTACCGTAGTCTGGAAAGCCTTGAAGTTTTCACAAAGTCTCTTTCTGATAATAAA GCTGATTATAATGGAGAGTCTATTGATCTTCCATTTAACTGGAAAATCATGGAGTGGGCTAACGAAACCAAGAGAGTGTTACACTCTGCCAAGCTTCCTCCGAAAGTCAAATTCTATAACATATATGGGACCAATTTAGAAACTCCTCATAGTGTTTG CTATGGTAATGAGAAGATGCCTGTCAAAGATCTAACGAACCTAAGATACTTCCAG CCGACGTATATATGTGTTGATGGTGATGGCACTGTGCCGGTGGAGTCTGCCATG GCGGATGGGCTTGAAGCAATAGCTAGAGTTGGAGTCCCTGGTGAGCACCGAGGGATCCTCAACGATCACCGTGTCTTCCGTATGCTCAAACAATGGCTAAACGTAGGAGAACCCGACCCGTTCTACAACCCGATAAACGATTACGTCATCCTTCCCACCACATTCGAAATGGAGGAACACCACGAGAACGGTCTGGAGGTTGCTTCCGTGAAAGAATCATGGGACATCACATCAGACGACAACAACAGTGATGGCGCAGCCGCGTCAAGCGTTAGCTCCATATCAGTGTCTCGAACCGGGGATGATCAAAACCCTCGAGCTGAAGCTCGTGCGACGTTAACAGTCCATTCACAAAACGATGGTAGACAACATGTCGAGCTCAATGCTGTCAGTGTCTCTGTTGATGCGTAA